The region ACCACACCCTCAGCGGGATCGCCGATGACAACCAGTGCGGCGAAGGACATGTTCTTACCGCCCTTGACGACCTTGGTCACACGGTTGATGGAGACAACCTCATCCTTGAGGTTGAGACGGTTGGCGTCAATCTTCTTGCGCATTGCCATGATGTTCTCTCTCTTCGACTGGGTTACAGTCAACTACTTTTTACCGGCGCAACGAGAGCTTGCCCTCGACGCCGGAACACGGTCTGATTAGAAGTCCAGACCGGCTTCACGTGCAGCATCCGCAAGGGCCTTGATGCGGCCGTGGTAGAGGTATCCACCGCGATCGAATACGACTTTCTTGATGCCCTTCTCCACGCCGCGCTCCGCGATGAGCTTGCCGACCAGGCGAGCCGCCTCGACGTTGCCGCCGGACTTGGCCTCCTCGCCCTTCTTCCCCTTGGAGGAAGCAGAGGCGAGCGTGACGCCGTTCGCGTCATCGATCAGCTGGGTGTAGATGTGGTTGAGTGAGCGGTACACATTGAGGCGCGGACGCTCAGCAGTGCCGGCCATCTTGGCGCGGATACGGGTGTGAACGCGCTGACGAATTACATTACGCTGACGGGGTGAGATCATTTTGTTTCCTTCCTAGTAGCGTCCGCAGAATGCTGGGGACGTTCGGTAAAAATCTGGGCTGCCAGCGATCAAGCCAATGAAAGCCAGCAGCGAAAAGGTTACTTGGCGCCGGTCTTTCCGACCTTCTTCTTGAGCTTCTCGCCGGTATAGCGAACGCCCTTGTTTTTGTACGGATCGGGCTTGCGGAGCGAGCGCATATCGGCGGCAATCTGGCCGACCTTCTGCCGGTCGATACCGGAAACGGTCAGGTGAAGCTGCTTGGCGTCGATCGTGACTTCAATGCCGGTGGGGAGCGGGAACTCGATGGGGTGGGAGTAGCCGAGCGTGAACACGACCATATCCTTGCCCTTCAGCTCAGCACGGTAGCCGATGCCGACGATGTCCAGTTCCTTCGTCCAGCCCGTCGTCACGCCGGTGACGGCGTTGAAGACCAGGGCGCGGGCAAGTCCGTGAAAACCTGCCAGGGAATCGTTCTCGCGCTCGACGAGCAGCTCGTTATCCTTCTTGACCAGCGTGATGCCGGTCGGAACCAGGGCGGTGACCTTGCCCTTGGGTCCTTCGACCAAAACAGTGTTGCCGTCGACGGTGTACTTCACGCCTGCGGGTAGAGCAATCGGCTTCTTACCAATACGTGACATGCGAAATCCTTATAGGGGCTTGCGAGTCCTGTCCGAGCCAAGGCCCGAGCCATTCCACTGCAGCCAGAAAACAATAAGCAGAAAACAGAAAAGTGCGGGGCTACGTGTGCAGCCCCGTCACAACTACCAGACTTCGCAGAGGATCTCGCCGCCGACGTTCTCGCGACGCGCCTGGCGGCCGGTCATGACACCCTTGGGGGTGGTCATGATCGAGATGCCAAGGCCACCCTGTACGCGGCGGATCTCATTCTTACCGAGATACACGCGGCAGCCGGGGCGCGAAATACGCTGAAGGTCGCGGATGGCAGACTCGTTGTTTACGCCGTACTTCAGGTAAACGCGGATGACCTTCATGCCGTTCTCTTCGGTCGGCTTGTAGTTGGCGATATAGCCTTCCTCTTTGAGGATGCGGGCAATCTCGGCCTTGAGCTTGGATGCGGGGACGTCGAGCTTCTGGTGACGGGCGCGCATGGAG is a window of Granulicella tundricola MP5ACTX9 DNA encoding:
- the rplF gene encoding 50S ribosomal protein L6, which codes for MSRIGKKPIALPAGVKYTVDGNTVLVEGPKGKVTALVPTGITLVKKDNELLVERENDSLAGFHGLARALVFNAVTGVTTGWTKELDIVGIGYRAELKGKDMVVFTLGYSHPIEFPLPTGIEVTIDAKQLHLTVSGIDRQKVGQIAADMRSLRKPDPYKNKGVRYTGEKLKKKVGKTGAK
- the rpsH gene encoding 30S ribosomal protein S8; its protein translation is MNLTDPVADFLTRIRNSMRARHQKLDVPASKLKAEIARILKEEGYIANYKPTEENGMKVIRVYLKYGVNNESAIRDLQRISRPGCRVYLGKNEIRRVQGGLGISIMTTPKGVMTGRQARRENVGGEILCEVW
- the rplR gene encoding 50S ribosomal protein L18; this encodes MISPRQRNVIRQRVHTRIRAKMAGTAERPRLNVYRSLNHIYTQLIDDANGVTLASASSKGKKGEEAKSGGNVEAARLVGKLIAERGVEKGIKKVVFDRGGYLYHGRIKALADAAREAGLDF